The following is a genomic window from Hyphomicrobiales bacterium.
CGGCGCGTCTCCTGTTCAATGTCGCGAACGAGCCGCAGATGGCCGGCGTCACCTTCATCGTGAAGGACAACGCGCTGGTGACGGTGCGCTATGACGAGCCCAAGGCCTTCGCCATGTTTGCCAATCGCGCATCGCGGCCGGGCGGATGCGGGCCGACAGCCGATGCGATTGTCGTCGGCTTGCTGGAAACAGTCATCGATAGGGCCGCCGAGGTGCTACAGGCGACGGCCGACCGCATCGATCGCGTCTCACAGGACATATTCGAGAAAGCGCCGGGCCTGGTGCGCAAGCGGGGCGACTACTACGATACCCTGCAGGCTCTCGGTCGCTATGGCACACTGATCTCGATGAGCCGGGAGAGCCTGGTCTCGATCGAGCGCGTGCTCCTCTTCCTGTCCGCGAGCTATCGCACTGCCAAGGTACCAAAGGAACTCAGGGAGCAGGTGCGCACGACACTTCGCGATCTCCAGTCCCTGGAAGAGCATGCCACCTTCCAATCCAACAAGATCCAGTTCCTTCTCGATGCCTCGCTCGGTCTCGTGAATCTCGAGCAGAACAATATCATCAAGCTGTTCTCGGTGGTGGCGGTCATCTTCATGCCGCCGACGCTGGTCGCCTCGATCTACGGCATGAACTTCCAGATCATGCCCGAGCTTCATTGGGAGTTCGGCTATCCCCTCGCCATCGGCTTCATGATCGCAGCGGCCGTGGCGCCTTATCTCTTCTTCCGCTGGAAGCGCTGGCTGTAGGGACAGCGGATGATGCGTCAGCGCTCCCGGGGGCTGACCTGAAGCCTGGATGACACCTGAATCAGTGTCTACGCTCCTCGACGCAATTCGTTGATTTTTTTGGTTAACGAAAGGTTTCCATCTGCCTTGTCTCATGGCTGTCGTATGAGACCGTTTTCCCACCAATGGAGGGGGGACTGACGGAAATTGCGCTGGCCAGACAGGAAGATAGAGCGCCGACTTGAATCAGGCTCGGCATTGCTCGCGCTTTTCGCGCAGCGGCTGTATCCGAGCCCGTGACTCACTTTCTCAGCGTATCAGGTTAACGTCCTATCGGGCTTTGCAGATTTTCGCCGAGCGGCACAGCTCCGGGCCGGCGCGTTCTCCGCTCGCGACTTTCTCCGTGCAGAGCCGCCGGGGAGGCGAGTCAGGCGAAGGTTTGATCATGGAACAGACCGTGACGACCTCACGCACCGGACGTTTCATCTCCTGGCAGATTCTCTCGACCTGGCAGGAGATTTTCCCCGGGGAGGAGTTGGGCGGGCCTTTCGCCTTGCCGCCTTGCGTCGTCGGCGATTTGGAAGGTTCGTCCACCTTGCCACGCTTTGGCGCTCCG
Proteins encoded in this region:
- a CDS encoding hypothetical protein (Evidence 5 : Unknown function) → MEQTVTTSRTGRFISWQILSTWQEIFPGEELGGPFALPPCVVGDLEGSSTLPRFGAPAFRAASV
- a CDS encoding conserved hypothetical protein (Evidence 4 : Unknown function but conserved in other organisms); this encodes MIGWALSPAWLATWPPLSMVLRLMRILGSVLVAAFLVAAVSPALSAPESRRKATAVSSPSLQTEAALKAGAPKRGKVDEPSKSPTTQGGKAKGPPNSSPGKISCQVERICQEMKRPVREVVTVCSMIKPSPDSPPRRLCTEKVASGERAGPELCRSAKICKAR
- the corA gene encoding Magnesium transport protein CorA, yielding MLIAYRAPQDFARDMEMRLERSVVPVDGSVPEGTLWLDLVSPTAVEDKLVEQHLGIEIPTREDMEDIEPSELLYVEHGARYMTARLLFNVANEPQMAGVTFIVKDNALVTVRYDEPKAFAMFANRASRPGGCGPTADAIVVGLLETVIDRAAEVLQATADRIDRVSQDIFEKAPGLVRKRGDYYDTLQALGRYGTLISMSRESLVSIERVLLFLSASYRTAKVPKELREQVRTTLRDLQSLEEHATFQSNKIQFLLDASLGLVNLEQNNIIKLFSVVAVIFMPPTLVASIYGMNFQIMPELHWEFGYPLAIGFMIAAAVAPYLFFRWKRWL